Proteins co-encoded in one Pseudomonas fluorescens genomic window:
- a CDS encoding RnfH family protein — translation MVEPVIEIEVVYAAVDRQVLRTISVVDGSTVRAALLASGIDADFPELDLAGCPIGIFGKVIADPDVRVVQAGDRLEIYRPLLADPKEVRRLRAAKAAEAKARNQ, via the coding sequence ATGGTTGAGCCGGTGATCGAAATAGAAGTGGTGTACGCGGCGGTTGATCGTCAGGTGTTGCGTACGATCAGTGTGGTAGACGGTTCGACGGTCCGTGCTGCGCTGTTGGCCAGCGGCATCGATGCCGATTTTCCCGAGCTGGATTTGGCGGGTTGTCCAATCGGGATTTTCGGTAAGGTGATTGCCGATCCGGATGTGCGGGTTGTCCAGGCGGGGGATCGCCTCGAAATCTACCGCCCTCTACTGGCCGATCCGAAAGAGGTGCGTCGATTGCGGGCTGCCAAAGCCGCCGAGGCTAAAGCCAGAAATCAATGA
- a CDS encoding type II toxin-antitoxin system RatA family toxin encodes MTTHIQRSALLPYPAQFLYDLVNDVARYPEFLPWCSSAEVLESSPEHMRASVGVAKGGLSQHFVTRNTLVPGQSIEMNLEEGPFNQLHGVWVFKALNEKACKISLDLSFDYAGPLVRATLGPLFNQAANTLVDAFCQRAKQMHG; translated from the coding sequence ATGACGACACATATTCAACGATCGGCGCTGCTGCCTTACCCGGCGCAATTTCTCTACGACCTGGTCAATGACGTGGCGCGTTACCCGGAGTTTTTGCCGTGGTGCTCGTCTGCTGAGGTTCTGGAAAGCTCGCCTGAACATATGCGCGCCAGTGTCGGCGTGGCCAAGGGCGGCCTCAGCCAGCACTTCGTGACGCGCAATACGCTGGTGCCGGGGCAGTCGATCGAGATGAACCTTGAGGAAGGTCCGTTCAATCAGTTGCATGGGGTCTGGGTGTTCAAGGCGCTGAACGAGAAGGCCTGCAAGATCAGCCTCGATCTGTCCTTCGATTATGCCGGCCCGCTGGTGCGCGCCACGCTCGGGCCGCTGTTCAATCAGGCGGCCAACACACTGGTGGATGCATTCTGCCAGCGCGCCAAGCAGATGCATGGTTGA
- a CDS encoding sodium-dependent transporter — MSTDKVSVHGSWASRWVFIFAATGSAVGLGSIWKFPYMVGVYGGGAFVLMFLACIALIGIPVMLAETLIGRRARQSPANALKVLAREAGHSGKWSWGAFAGMITALLILSFYSVVGGWSLDYIIDMGRGDFQGATADQVGAYFGNVIADPWRITLWHTVFMLLSAVVIAKGVVAGLERSLRIMMPLLFVMVLVLLGYSMTTGHFMEGVHFMFDFHPEKVLDGLLPAMGHAFFSLSVGVGSIMIYGAYMTKEASLSGTVVGVALLDTFVSLVAGLALFPIVFAGGLNPSEGPGLMFVSLPFAFGNVLFGQLMGVVFFVLVAIAAWSSAISLLEPMVAYLVERTKISRAWVTFWLAFTCWFVGLGTVFSFNIWKEAKFFVNDGGVFHLYQWGAAGGLDFFGVIDFFTSRIMLPLGGLCFVLFAGWVMGREAVRDELSIRSPALFALSLFLMRYVAPIGILVVFAAQLWK, encoded by the coding sequence ATGTCGACAGACAAGGTTTCTGTCCACGGCAGTTGGGCTAGCCGCTGGGTTTTCATATTCGCCGCGACCGGTTCGGCCGTGGGATTGGGCAGCATCTGGAAATTCCCCTACATGGTCGGGGTCTACGGTGGCGGCGCCTTCGTGCTGATGTTTCTGGCGTGTATCGCGCTGATCGGCATCCCGGTAATGCTCGCTGAAACCCTGATCGGCCGGCGTGCCCGTCAGAGTCCGGCGAATGCCCTGAAGGTGCTGGCGCGGGAAGCCGGGCACTCGGGCAAATGGTCGTGGGGCGCGTTCGCCGGGATGATCACGGCGTTGCTGATCCTGTCTTTCTACAGCGTGGTCGGCGGCTGGTCGCTGGATTACATCATTGATATGGGGCGCGGGGATTTCCAGGGCGCGACGGCCGATCAGGTCGGGGCGTACTTCGGTAATGTCATCGCCGACCCATGGCGCATCACGCTGTGGCATACGGTTTTCATGTTGTTGTCGGCGGTGGTGATCGCCAAAGGCGTGGTTGCCGGGCTTGAACGCAGCCTGCGGATCATGATGCCGCTGCTGTTCGTGATGGTCCTCGTCCTGCTGGGTTACAGCATGACCACCGGGCACTTCATGGAAGGCGTGCATTTCATGTTCGACTTCCACCCGGAAAAAGTCCTCGACGGCTTGCTGCCGGCCATGGGGCACGCGTTCTTCTCGCTGAGCGTGGGCGTGGGCTCGATCATGATCTACGGCGCTTACATGACGAAGGAAGCCTCGCTGTCCGGCACCGTCGTGGGTGTGGCGCTGCTCGATACCTTTGTTTCGCTGGTGGCCGGGCTGGCATTGTTTCCGATTGTGTTCGCCGGTGGTTTGAACCCGAGCGAAGGCCCGGGGCTGATGTTCGTCAGCCTGCCATTTGCTTTCGGTAACGTGCTTTTCGGCCAGTTGATGGGCGTGGTGTTCTTCGTTCTGGTGGCCATTGCTGCCTGGAGCTCGGCGATTTCCCTGCTGGAGCCGATGGTCGCCTATCTGGTCGAGCGGACTAAAATCAGTCGTGCCTGGGTGACGTTCTGGCTGGCGTTCACCTGCTGGTTCGTCGGTCTGGGTACCGTGTTTTCTTTCAATATCTGGAAGGAAGCCAAATTTTTCGTGAACGATGGCGGAGTGTTCCATCTCTACCAATGGGGTGCAGCCGGTGGCCTGGACTTCTTTGGGGTGATCGACTTCTTCACCTCGCGGATCATGTTGCCGCTCGGCGGGCTGTGCTTCGTGCTGTTTGCCGGTTGGGTGATGGGGCGTGAAGCGGTGCGTGACGAATTGTCTATTCGCAGCCCGGCGCTGTTCGCCCTGTCTCTGTTCTTGATGCGCTATGTGGCGCCCATCGGCATTCTTGTAGTGTTTGCCGCCCAGCTCTGGAAGTGA
- the smpB gene encoding SsrA-binding protein SmpB produces the protein MAKQKKHPTGTIAQNKKARHDYFIEHKFEAGLVLAGWEVKSLRASKLQLVDSYVLLKDGEAWLLGSHITPLMTASTHVIADPVRTRKLLLNRRELDKLAAAVQQKGYACVCLSWYWSKHMVKCEIALGKGKKEYDKRDTERERDAGRELQRAVRNKGKED, from the coding sequence ATGGCTAAACAGAAGAAACACCCAACAGGGACCATCGCGCAAAACAAAAAGGCGCGACACGATTACTTCATCGAGCACAAGTTCGAGGCTGGTCTGGTCCTGGCCGGCTGGGAAGTAAAAAGTCTGCGGGCAAGCAAGCTGCAACTGGTCGACAGTTACGTCCTGCTCAAGGATGGCGAAGCCTGGCTGCTCGGCAGTCACATCACGCCGTTGATGACTGCCAGCACCCACGTCATCGCCGACCCGGTCCGCACCCGCAAACTGCTGCTCAACCGCCGCGAGCTGGACAAGCTGGCCGCCGCCGTGCAGCAGAAGGGTTATGCCTGCGTGTGCCTGTCCTGGTACTGGAGCAAGCACATGGTCAAGTGCGAAATCGCTCTGGGCAAAGGCAAGAAGGAATACGACAAGCGTGATACCGAACGCGAACGCGACGCCGGTCGCGAGTTGCAGCGTGCGGTGCGCAACAAGGGCAAGGAAGACTGA
- a CDS encoding outer membrane protein assembly factor BamE has translation MQNTKLLLTSFTFVGLLALAGCSFPGVYKIDIQQGNVVTQDMIDQLRPGMTRPQVRFIMGNPLLVDTFHANRWDYLYSLQPGGGERQQERMSVIFDSNDRLVSLSGDFMPGVSRDEAILGKDSDTSVTAPAENAEKPKPEKPVKPGSLLDQIQKDVDGVQTVPVPTPEPLDTSPQ, from the coding sequence ATGCAAAACACCAAGCTCTTGCTAACCAGTTTCACCTTTGTGGGACTGCTCGCACTCGCCGGTTGTTCATTCCCCGGGGTTTACAAAATCGACATCCAGCAGGGCAATGTCGTCACGCAGGACATGATAGACCAGTTACGCCCGGGAATGACCCGGCCGCAAGTACGGTTTATCATGGGCAACCCTCTGCTCGTCGACACGTTCCATGCCAATCGCTGGGATTATCTGTACAGCCTGCAACCTGGTGGCGGTGAACGTCAGCAGGAACGCATGAGTGTCATTTTCGACTCTAACGACCGCCTTGTCAGCCTGTCCGGTGACTTCATGCCGGGCGTGAGCCGTGACGAAGCCATTCTCGGCAAGGACAGTGACACCAGCGTGACCGCTCCTGCCGAAAACGCCGAGAAGCCAAAACCGGAAAAACCCGTCAAGCCAGGCTCCTTGCTGGATCAGATCCAGAAGGACGTCGATGGTGTGCAAACCGTTCCGGTTCCTACACCAGAACCGCTGGACACCTCGCCGCAATAA
- the fur gene encoding ferric iron uptake transcriptional regulator: MVENSELRKAGLKVTLPRVKILQMLDSTEQRHMSAEDVYKALMEAGEDVGLATVYRVLTQFEAAGLVVRHNFDGGHAVFELADGGHHDHMVNVESGEVIEFFDEEIEKLQKAIVEKHGYEMVDHNLVLYVRNKK; encoded by the coding sequence ATGGTTGAAAATAGCGAACTACGCAAAGCCGGCCTCAAAGTGACCCTGCCACGGGTCAAGATCCTGCAAATGCTCGACTCTACAGAGCAGCGTCACATGAGTGCCGAGGACGTCTACAAGGCGTTGATGGAAGCTGGCGAGGACGTCGGTCTGGCCACGGTTTACCGTGTTCTGACCCAGTTCGAAGCGGCTGGCCTCGTGGTCCGTCACAACTTCGACGGCGGCCACGCGGTATTCGAATTGGCCGACGGTGGCCACCACGACCATATGGTTAACGTGGAGTCGGGCGAAGTCATCGAATTCTTCGACGAAGAAATCGAAAAGCTTCAGAAGGCGATCGTCGAGAAGCACGGTTACGAGATGGTGGATCACAATCTGGTGCTGTACGTACGCAACAAAAAATAA